A single window of Vigna unguiculata cultivar IT97K-499-35 chromosome 1, ASM411807v1, whole genome shotgun sequence DNA harbors:
- the LOC114192141 gene encoding ADP,ATP carrier protein 1, mitochondrial-like: MVDQVQHPSIMDKVAGQLHLRSGFSSGIKSYDGAFHHPAMYQRPSFGNYSNAALQYPVMSSCKTTMDLSAAATTTSPVFAAAPAEKGHFLIDFLMGGVSAAVSKTAAAPIERVKLLIQNQDEMIKTGRLSEPYKGIGDCFKRTMADEGAISLWRGNTANVIRYFPTQALNFAFKDYFKRLFNFKKDRDGYWKWFAGNLASGGAAGASSLFFVYSLDYARTRLANDAKAAKKGGERQFKGLVDVYRKTLASDGIAGLYRGFNLSCVGIIVYRGLYFGLYDSVKPVVLTGSLQDSFFASFALGWLITNGAGLASYPIDTVRRRMMMTSGEAVKYKNSLDAFQQIIKNEGAKSLFKGAGANILRAVAGAGVLAGYDKLQVLVFGKKYGSGGA; the protein is encoded by the exons ATGGTTGATCAGGTCCAACACCCTTCAATCATGGACAAGGTTGCTGGTCAGCTCCATCTACGTTCGGGTTTTTCATCTGGTATTAAGAGTTATGATGGAGCCTTCCACCACCCTGCCATGTACCAAAGACCCTCTTTTGGGAACTACTCAAATGCTGCATTGCAGTATCCTGTGATGTCCTCATGCAAAACTACTATGGATTTGTCTGCTGCTGCAACAACAACTTCCCCTGTTTTTGCCGCAGCCCCAGCAGAGAAAGGCCATTTTCTTATTGACTTTCTCATGGGAGGTGTTTCTGCAGCTGTCTCAAAAACTGCTGCTGCTCCCATTGAGCGTGTTAAGCTTTTGATCCAGAACCAGGATGAGATGATCAAAACTGGAAGGCTTTCTGAGCCCTACAAGGGTATTGGTGATTGTTTTAAAAGAACAATGGCGGATGAGGGTGCTATTTCTCTATGGAGAGGAAACACTGCAAATGTCATCCGTTATTTCCCCACCCAG GCTTTGAACTTTGCATTCAAGGACTATTTCAAGAGGCTATTCAACTTCAAGAAGGACAGAGATGGCTACTGGAAGTGGTTTGCTGGCAACTTGGCCTCTGGAGGTGCTGCTGGTGCATCATCCCTCTTTTTCGTTTACTCCCTTGACTATGCCCGTACCCGTCTTGCCAATGATGCTAAGGCTGCAAAGAAGGGAGGAGAGAGACAATTCAAGGGTCTTGTTGATGTCTACAGGAAGACATTGGCATCTGATGGTATTGCCGGTCTCTACCGTGGTTTTAACCTCTCATGTGTTGGAATCATCGTGTATCGTGGTCTGTATTTTGGATTGTACGATTCCGTGAAACCAGTTGTCCTCACTGGATCATTGCAG GATAGCTTTTTCGCCAGCTTTGCCCTTGGATGGCTCATCACCAATGGTGCAGGTCTTGCATCATACCCAATTGACACTGTGAGAAGAAGAATGATGATGACCTCTGGTGAAGCAGTGAAGTACAAGAATTCCTTGGATGCATTCCAACAAATCATCAAGAATGAGGGTGCCAAGTCCCTGTTCAAGGGTGCTGGTGCCAACATCCTCCGGGCTGTTGCAGGTGCTGGTGTGCTTGCTGGGTATGACAAGTTGCAGGTTCTTGTCTTCGGCAAGAAGTATGGTTCTGGTGGTGCCTAA